gaaatgcaTTCTAAGCATATCCATTCTATCCTATCTATATCTTGTTTCCTATGTCTATACTTGTGTAAGTATTTGCTTCATACCCTAATATTATAGAAAACAAGATAGAAGATATGTTCACCAACATCCAATCTTGATTGTGGAaccaaaggaaaaatataGGCAAcatcaaaacatttataaatattgaaaagagtagattgtatttataaatttagaaacgTTAACAATGCAATTTATAAATCATTCAACACCAGTAGTACTGAATTGAACTCCttgaaaaatttatagaaattaaagttgaaaccTCAAAATAGATAGGCAATTGATATCGCAGATATATCAACGTTTAGGTCTGCGACTTGAGTTGCGAGTTTGATAGGAGCTTGTGGTTGCAGtcacaactttatttttttctctgcctcgttttctaatttgaatcGACTTGGATAGTTTACCCTgtttgaaagataaaagagtaaaaagaCTCATTTTATCTAagttgaattatatattatatttatatttgaactaattgatgaaacaaaaataaaagctttaaatatatattttagtcttATTTTCTTCACCGTAGTCCCTTGTTtcctaaaaataattttcaactaGTCCTtcacctatatatatatatatattttagtcttATTTCTTCAATGTAgttctttgttttctaaaaaataattttcaactaCTCCCTCACctataaataatgtaaaattgaGTGATAATATTTACATTGGTGTAAAAATAATGGACAACTAAGataagaaaatcaagaaaatataatattaaaataataaaatataatatataaataaataataaaatcaagaaattaagaaaattataaaatcacaaaatttaatttctcaactttCTTTCGATTTCTCTCCAATAATAGTCACTTTTATAAATTCACCAAATGCAATTATTTATAGGCAATTTGTCAAGCATGAGATGGATTACATGACTACTAAGAGTGGATATTTTATAGACACATGACATAAGTGTTAGATGATTAAAAGATTGACATGTGGCTATAGTCACTAAGCACACTAACGTCTATTATTAATAGTATTTATAATATACATGGCatagtattttataaattgattaaattacaGAAGAAAACGttaatcaacaaaagaaaacttttaattcctattttaaatatatttcaaattagtagGCAATGAGGACATTGCTAGCCTCTAAATTTAGGGGTGTATGAGGTTCGAGCTAAAgtttttgagaatttttgAAAATCCAATCAAGACATTTTAACAATGAGAGGAAGTCCATGTCTTAAGGGGAGCCTAATACATTGTTGGCCGAAACTCCTACGTAGAAGGAACCTACGTTTTAATGAGAGGGAGTCCTAAACCTAAAGAGAGCATCTAAGTGTACCGTTGAGTAATAAAGTTGTTTGAGAGTCACTATAATTATAGTTCATTGCAATAAGTACTCTCTTGTACTTGCTTATCATTAGTATTACtgaagttatatatatttcttagaCACTCAGCCTCTCAAACATATGTGGTTTTCTTTGTGAGAAGCTCACAAACTATCGTGGCGGAGTGGAGAACAGAAATTTAACCTCCAAAATTTCCACTCTCGCTTCAAGGCAGGTCTCGAGACCCAAAAAGTAAATAGatatatctaataataatatttgtttgttatgtAATTCCTCCCAATAAAGTTGCATACCTCCTCGTTGAGTTTCACAACAATGCCCTTATCAGAAGCAATGAGTTTAAGAAGATTCATCTTACTCTTCGTATCTGGCTTCTTTGCGgataatttttgtattatctACCGaataaaaagattgaaaatatCAGTACACAATacacagaaaacaaaaatggaaatcGTTACTGGGAGTCCTACCGATTGATTTACACGATTGTTGTTGCGCAATTCAACAGCACGGGCAGTGAACTCTTTGCCAAATTGGGAagtaaatattgatttaacgTCTCCAAGTTCGGTAAAATCCTTCCATCTTGAAGCTGCAAATATCACACTTGACACTGCTTCCTTCAACTCATCTGGACATTCTctttatcataaaataaaaaaatgtaaacgactttcatttttactacattttatgttgaaattgaatttttgtatAAGAGAAGGTTTAttatagaataataaaaataatgcaaaaaggaaaaaggaaaccTTTCACGTCCAAGGAGGTGGATCCTTTCAATTAAGAGATTGAGATATCCTTCAATCAAACCATAAGCATCCAcaagattttgatgtttaatcaTCTGCTCGCACTGCAAATTAAACATCATAAAAAAAGCCAAAAGCTAAATTTGgaatttctaaaaattcaacctctcaaatttattacatttgcTAGCCTactacattaaaaaaaaacaaaaaaaacataaacttaattaatttatctttaacATATCTTAGTATAGGAACAAACAATTAATATCTCAtcacacaaatattttgaaatttcaaaactttcattgaTACTTTTAATcgttgaatttttaattttaaatataatatcaattgttaaaagataaattttaaatcaaatcatatagatatctattattttaaaataatgttaacATTTGAAATGACaattcttaaatataattccaactgttaaaataattttattttttaaaaattatttgtttgacttttacattaaactttttaagaaaatcattttaaatgtaaaaattattaaaaatatagtaaaagttaaaatctATGAATAATGTATATAGATAGATACTAGTAGACTATCAA
This DNA window, taken from Cucumis sativus cultivar 9930 chromosome 6, Cucumber_9930_V3, whole genome shotgun sequence, encodes the following:
- the LOC101210797 gene encoding uncharacterized protein LOC101210797 — protein: MRKIMKRVLGRSFSSSCFKRSVQSSFTRLKSLTDHRRRRFSEDLNEVVSLLQEDLQELALSRCEQMIKHQNLVDAYGLIEGYLNLLIERIHLLGRERECPDELKEAVSSVIFAASRWKDFTELGDVKSIFTSQFGKEFTARAVELRNNNRVNQSIIQKLSAKKPDTKSKMNLLKLIASDKGIVVKLNEEGKLSKSIQIRKRGREKNKVVTATTSSYQTRNSSRRPKR